Proteins encoded together in one Lathyrus oleraceus cultivar Zhongwan6 chromosome 5, CAAS_Psat_ZW6_1.0, whole genome shotgun sequence window:
- the LOC127088073 gene encoding protein MAINTENANCE OF MERISTEMS-like — protein MFVISFLKVQYNNFLYCLFLKDPKKFRQRSHPMPYPDPWCVPYIERAGFGHVMHVVNATIDAKFILALCERWRPETHTFHLPTGECTVTLEDVYMLLGLRIDGKPVTGNVQQPNQICVQMLGVDLVEGEGSAKARGQGIKLSSLQLYHDSITLTEESSEQEKVIKTRVYIMLLFGNLLFPEGTGNSINFMYLSLLGDIDRISTYSWGSAVLAFLYSSLCKNAQNEHCTFSGCAFLLQTWGWWRLPRLAPENPNDYSFPYATRFITTGLDYSLTPKNKIIFYRQLLDRLRAQDFIWRPYLGLEHQPNPEDAAVWTAKTAIMRFTTVEMHQSDRVKLQFGMHQDIPGPPMSMEPWHLKKVSHQWYAQNWKEFAKDFRKMWKDRAHYVLQFPVAPNEMKPTREYVEWYRANTNPEMIVSDPFYLDDPRMQQPYFQQQQPPQYSQQQQPPPYYQQQPPQPFYQQQPPPPYYQQQPPPPYYQQQQPQHMSTPQPNQQYIPQTQSQYHEDYQQQTQHSHHHQQSQHLPQYQSPYFHQSQHFQHDNFPSSSSPPPSPDTGIQEDYQQDYYTPQQTLHFGQPDSTLNYQRPQFEGAPSSSQFVPPRQSFEGAEGTRLSYSTEGTSTEPQRQAARGRVRARGGNREAPPPREPSRRVTRPPPCGSYKGPHHM, from the exons atgtttgtaattagttttttaaaagtccaatataataattttttatattgtttgtttttaaaggatcccaagaaatttcgtcaacgttcacacccaatgccttatccagacccatggtgcgtaccttacatagagcgtgcgggtttcggtcatgtaatgcatgtcgtaaatgccaccattgatgccaaattcattttggctctgtgtgaacgttggagacctgagacacacacctttcacctaccaactggtgaatgtaccgtcacattagaggacgtgtacatgcttttaggtcttagaatagatggtaagcctgtcaccggaaatgttcaacagcctaaccaaatatgtgttcaaatgttgggggtagatctggtcgagggtgaggggtctgccaaagcaaggggtcagggtattaaattatctagcctacaattgtaccacgactccataactttgactgaggaatcctccgaacaagaaaaagtcataaaaacccgggtttacattatgctattgtttgggaacttgctatttcccgaagggacgggaaatagcataaattttatgtacttgagtttgctcggggacattgatagaataagcacatatagttggggttctgcagtgttagcattcctatatagctctttgtgtaaaaatgcacaaaatgagcactgtacattttccggatgtgcttttttgcttcaaacatgggggtggtggagattgccgaggctagccccagaaaatcctaatgactactccttcccctacgcaactag gttcattacaaccggtctggattacagtcttacccccaaaaataaaattatattttatcgtcaactgttggatcgtctccgagcacaggat tttatttggaggccatatttgggattggaacatcaacccaaccccgaagatgcagctgtttggacagcaaaaacggccataatgcggttcaccactgtggagatgcaccaaagtgaccgtgtcaagcttcaattcggaatgcatcaagacatcccaggccccccaatgtccatggaaccttggcatctaaaaaaagtcagccaccagtggtatgcccaaaattggaaggaatttgctaaggactttcgaaaaatgtggaaagaccgtgcccactatgttctacaatttccggtggcgcccaacgaaatgaagccgacaagggaatatgtggaatggtatagagcaaataccaatccagaaatgattgtgtctgacccgttctatttggacgatccccggatgcaacagccatatttccaacaacaacaaccaccacagtattcccaacaacaacaaccaccaccttattaccaacaacaaccaccacaaccattttaccaacaacaaccaccacctccttattaccaacaacaaccaccaccaccatattaccaacaacaacaaccacaacacatgtccaccccccaaccaaatcaacaatacataccacaaactcaatcccaataccatgaagactaccaacaacaaactcaacattcccaccaccatcaacagtcccaacacctaccacaatatcaatccccatacttccaccaatcccaacacttccaaCACGACAATTTCCcaagctcttccagtcctccacctagccccgacacgggtatacaagaggactaccaacaggactactacacaccacaacaaacattgcactttggccaacccgattcaaccctaaactaccaaagaccacaattcgagggcgcacccagcagtagtcagtttgtcccaccgagacaaagcttcgagggcgcagaggggacccgtctttcctacagcactgaagggacttccACCGAACCACAACGGCAAGCGGCAAGGGGGCGCGTTAGggcaaggggtggtaatagggaagcaccaccaccacgtgaaccgtctaggcgagtaactagacctcccccgtgcggatcgtacaagggaccgcatcatatgtga
- the LOC127083622 gene encoding uncharacterized protein LOC127083622, which translates to MMETMQLQKQRDEGEASFSSSHNHNHVSPSPSFSSYSSETLAEIAARVIDELRWDPHSVSDDDALYQPWENDSGFAATPNEGEDDGSEFEFAVVSTDSINFPVVSADDIFYNGQIKPLYYPVFDQNLLNDDEAVSSVTVSNETTTRRRLPLRTLMFEDNETTASCSSSTDESVDLEAVAEGSYCVWNPNSVGIEPKKSSSAGSGSKRWKLRNLLLRSHSDGKDKQPVMFQIPKTTAGKVSPSVEHDGKNQSKKKSFLPYRPEFVGLFANVNGVGRNLNPF; encoded by the coding sequence ATGATGGAAACCATGCAGCTTCAGAAGCAGAGAGATGAAGGAGAAgcttctttttcttcttctcatAATCATAATCACGTTTCGCCTTCTCCAAGTTTCAGCAGTTACTCATCGGAGACACTCGCCGAGATCGCCGCCAGAGTAATCGACGAGCTTCGATGGGATCCTCATTCCGTTTCCGACGACGACGCGCTTTACCAACCGTGGGAAAACGACAGCGGTTTTGCTGCTACTCCAAACGAAGGTGAGGATGACGGTAGTGAGTTTGAGTTCGCGGTGGTTTCGACGGACTCGATAAATTTCCCGGTGGTTTCCGCGGATGACATTTTCTATAACGGTCAGATCAAGCCTTTGTATTATCCAGTTTTCGATCAAAATCTTCTAAACGACGACGAAGCTGTTTCCTCCGTGACAGTTTCCAATGAAACTACAACACGACGTCGTTTACCTTTACGGACGCTGATGTTTGAGGACAACGAAACGACGGCATCGTGTTCGTCGTCCACTGACGAGAGTGTAGACCTAGAAGCTGTAGCGGAAGGGAGTTACTGCGTGTGGAACCCTAATTCGGTTGGAATTGAACCAAAAAAGAGTAGCTCCGCCGGTTCTGGATCGAAGCGGTGGAAGCTTCGGAACTTGCTTTTGAGAAGCCATAGCGACGGGAAGGATAAGCAACCGGTGATGTTTCAGATTCCGAAAACGACGGCGGGTAAAGTTTCGCCGTCGGTGGAGCATGACGGGAAGAATCAGAGTAAGAAGAAGTCGTTTTTACCTTACAGACCCGAATTTGTTGGACTTTTCGCTAATGTCAATGGGGTTGGTAGGAATCTGAACCCGTTTTGA
- the LOC127080060 gene encoding uncharacterized protein LOC127080060, whose translation MAGEQHSDHSRPLVNYNMDDGPPSHEADVRDGHPSTPSPEPQNNGDVSHAHNLGAETFHPIPVPVEGDAVMIAMVNALNQAGSMLHQQHERIMALEAERQEARPQPVSRIQQRPEPTKKRGRRSPEPHASRARAHRDGGRARTSPRRGHSPDNNELSPLRSDEEDLHCPLSRAIMEAPLPKGMEKPPNLAVYDGTTDPDDHVDNVNAMLDYRNDITGHLKCRLFSTTLRKGAMAWYKSLAPESITSWRVMRSMFTRHFTASRRHPKTEATLEAIVQKKNETLRSYIERFNQEAVEVDTTEHMKKYLLERGLLPGSELSRAVGIEPPRTLNELLHKAQAYIRYEEKQVAHNARSGRNAGETEHSKREDTSISRRNGDRRREERPRELREGRGPAGRYSEYTLLTAPRERILAECINSEFKQGRVRFPKPSAPKPHTDKSKYCRFHRSHGHVTEDCVHLKDAIEILIQEGHLKQYTRKNEAPRHDEPEKKRPRENTPPDNSPYQVALCVSRPEDFFPPEPLPEGKITALSPWEDFPTTLVISGGGTNGESAALSVKRKFDELLLTAPEQKATLTKYRGKSNPISFFLEELPGGSPNSAIPLLIRAKMARFDVRRILVDEGSSVDIMYVHLFKTLKLDKTNLAPYVGSDLQGFNGATTRPWGYVELLVTFGEQETAREVKIQFLVVDCPSLYNCIFGRPTLAELTAVPSTVHLKMKYYTKLGRVVTIHGDIEAARRCYDAAVKGQAVVSTKSNCNNKKLKTEDPARGVNAIDLDCRVGLDETEEGRFPKERSLEHPVRPIPDGEFELIPLGDDPERTVKIGKGLPEETREELVACLKENSDLFAWNAAEMPGLDPEIACHKLAVDRAAKPIAQRRRKQSPEKAEAAERAVKDLLEANFISEAQYTTWLSNVVLVKKNNGKWRMCVDYTDLNRACPKDAFPLPNIDSLVDNSAGFKLLSFMDAYSGYNQIPMSPADKKHTAFMTPTGNYYYNVMPFGLKNAGATYQRMMNKVFKDEIGDMLEVYMDDMIVKSHEEITHARHLAKVFEQARQCKMRFNPEKCTFGVRAGKFLGFYLTERGIEANPDKCRAFSEFPTPKTKKSIQSLNGVLASLSRFIAKSAQHALPFFRLLRKEATFDWTDECEQALLHLKKVLSQPPVLSRPSEKETLYLYLSVATEAVSAVLIRETDEGQNPIYFTSKALQGPELRYQQIEKVALALINAARRLRYYFLAHTIKESLESSGAGRLRRGDDPLPDSSRKRPQMDDLRRWRL comes from the exons ATGGCCGGAGAACAACATAGCGATCACAGCCGTCCCCTCGTCAACTACAACATGGACGACGGCCCGCCATCCCATGAGGCGGACGTTCGGGACGGTCATCCATCCACCCCGTCTCCAGAGCCCCAAAACAACGGAGATGTCTCTCACGCCCACAATTTAGGGGCAGAGACATTTCATCCCATTCCCGTTCCCGTTGAAGGAGACGCCGTAATGATTGCCATGGTGAATGCCCTCAATCAGGCCGGTTCTATGCTCCACCAGCAGCACGAACGAATCATGGCCCTCGAAGCCGAACGACAAGAGGCCCGGCCCCAGCCGGTGAGTAGGATACAACAACGTCCGGAGCCAACGAAGAAGCGAGGACGTCGCTCTCCCGAACCCCACGCCAGCAGGGCACGCGCCCATCGTGACGGTGGTCGAGCGAGAACATCACCAAGGCGCGGGCACAGCCCCGACAACAACGAACTGTCTCCCTTAAGGAGCGACGAGGAAGATTTGCATTGCCCCCTATCTCGAGCAATAATGGAAGCCCCGCTCCCCAAAGGCATGGAGAAACCGCCAAACCTAGCTGTGTACGACGGGACTACAGATCCCGACGATCACGTCGACAACGTCAACGCGATGCTCGACTACCGCAATGATATAACCGGGCACCTCAAATGCCGACTGTTCTCAACGACCCTCAGGAAAGGGGCCATGGCCTGGTACAAAAGCTTGGCCCCTGAGTCCATTACGTCATGGAGAGTCATGAGGTCCATGTTCACCCGGCACTTTACAGCTTCCCGTCGTCACCCCAAGACTGAGGCGACCCTTGAAGCCATAGtgcagaagaagaatgaaacACTGCGCTCATACATCGAGCGATTCAACCAGGAAGCTGTCGAGGTAGATACCACCGAGCACATGAAGAAGTATCTCCTCGAGAGAGGTCTCTTACCCGGCAGTGAACTTAGCAGAGCTGTAGGGATCGAGCCTCCCCGCACCTTAAACGAGCTCCTGCATAAAGCCCAGGCCTACATCAGATACGAGGAAAAGCAGGTGGCACACAATGCCCGCAGCGGACGTAACGCTGGGGAGACCGAGCACTCAAAACGCGAGGACACGAGCATTTCCCGTCGCAACGGAGACAGACGAAGAGAAGAAAGACCTCGCGAGCTCCGGGAAGGAAGAGGCCCCGCGGGCAGATATAGCGAGTACACCTTACTGACAGCTCCTCGAGAGCGTATCCTCGCAGAATGTATCAACTCTGAATTTAAGCAGGGCAGGGTCAGGTTCCCAAAACCGTCTGCACCAAAGCCCCACACCGACAAATCAAAGTACTGCCGGTTCCACAGAAGTCACGGACACGTGACCGAAGACTGCGTCCACCTGAAAGATGCGATTGAAATTTTAATCCAAGAAGGGCACCTGAAGCAGTACACGAGGAAGAACGAAGCTCCCAGACACGACGAGCCAGAGAAGAAGAGACCCCGGGAAAACACACCCCCCGACAACTCTCCCTATCAAGTGGCCCTCTGCGTGTCACGACCGGAAGATTTCTTCCCCCCCGAACCATTGCCCGAGGGCAAGATCACTGCACTCAGCCCCTGGGAAGACTTCCCTACCACACTGGTGATATCAGGAGGAGGAACTAACGGGGAATCCGCGGCCCTCTCCGTCAAACGCAAGTTCGACGAACTCCTACTGACTGCCCCCGAGCAGAAAGCGACATTGACAAAATACCGGGGAAAATCCAACCCAATATCCTTCTTCCTGGAGGAACTCCCGGGCGGATCCCCGAACTCGGCCATCCCACTATTGATTAGAGCAAAGATGGCCAGATTCGACGTACGACGCATCCTGGTCGACGAAGGCAGCTCAGTGGATATCATGTACGTCCACCTCTTCAAGACTCTGAAGCTAGACAAGACCAACTTAGCCCCCTACGTCGGATCAGATCTCCAAGGATTCAACGGAGCAACAACCAGACCGTGGGGATATGTTGAGCTCCTCGTCACTTTCGGCGAACAAGAAACGGCCAGGGAAGTCAAAATCCAATTCCTGGTCGTAGACTGTCCGTCTCTCTACAATTGCATCTTTGGACGCCCGACACTGGCCGAACTCACTGCGGTCCCATCCACCGTCCACCTGAAGATGAAATACTACACCAAATTGGGACGTGTGGTCACCATCCATGGTGACATCGAAGCAGCCCGGCGATGCTACGACGCCGCAGTAAAAGGACAGGCCGTAGTCAGCACGAAGAGCAACTGCAACAACAAAAAACTCAAGACCGAGGATCCCGCCCGAGGAGTCAACGCCATCGACCTCGACTGTCGCGTCGGGCTGGACGAGACCGAAGAGGGGAGGTTCCCCAAGGAACGCTCTCTCGAACACCCGGTCCGACCAATCCCCGACGGGGAATTCGAACTCATTCCTCTTGGGGACGATCCGGAAAGGACGGTGAAGATAGGTAAGGGACTACCCGAGGAAACAAGAGAAGAGCTAGTAGCATGCCTCAAAGAGAACTCCGACCTCTTCGCGTGGAATGCCGCAGAAATGCCCGGGCTGGACCCCGAGATCGCGTGTCATAAGCTAGCTGTAGACCGGGCAGCCAAGCCCATAGCACAGCGTAGACGCAAGCAATCGCCCGAAAAGGCAGAGGCTGCCGAGCGAGCTGTAAAAGACCTCTTAGAGGCAAATTTTATTTCTGAAGCCCAGTACACAACCTGGCTCTCTAATGTAGTCCTCgttaagaaaaataatggaaaatggcgtatgtgtgttgattatactgATCTTAATAGGGCTTGCCCGAAAGATGCTTTCCCCCTCCCTAATATAGACTCGCTCGTTGACAACTCTGCAGGTTTTAAACTCTTGTCCTTCATGGACGCATATAGTGGATACAACCAGATCCCTATGTCGCCCGCGGACAAGAAACACACAGCGTTCATGACCCCAACGGGCAACTACTATTACAACGTGATGCCGTTCGGGCTCAAGAACGCTGGCGCTACATACCAACGCATGATGAACAAAGTCTTCAAGGACGAAATAGGGGACATGCTCGAAGTATACATGGACGACATGATCGTTAAATCACACGAGGAAATAACCCATGCTCGACACCTTGCGAAGGTATTCGAACAGGCGAGACAGTGTAAAATGAGGTTCAACCCCGAGAAATGCACGTTCGGAGTCCGGGCAGGCAAGTTCCTCGGTTTCTATCTCACCGAAAGAGGGATCGAGGCCAACCCCGACAAATGCCGGGCATTCTCGGAGTTTCCGACCCCGAAAACCAAAAAATCGATCCAGTCGCTCAATGGAGTGCTCGCCTCACTCTCCCGTTTCATCGCCAAGTCCGCCCAGCACGCATTGCCATTCTTCAGACTCCTTCGCAAAGAGGCTACCTTCGACTGGACCGACGAATGCGAGCAAGCGCTACTCCATCTAAAGAAGGTTCTGTCCCAACCCCCGGTCTTGTCACGGCCATCAGAAAAGGAAACCCTATACTTGTACCTATCCGTGGCGACCGAGGCCGTCAGCGCCGTTCTAATAAGAGAAACCGACGAAGGACAAAATCCCATCTATTTTACGAGTAAAGCACTCCAAGGTCCCGAGCTCCGATATCAGCAAATCGAAAAGGTCGCCCTGGCCCTCATCAATGCAGCGAGGAGACTACGATATTATTTCCTCGCACACACGATAAAG GAAAGCCTTGAAAGCTCAGGCGCTGGCCGACTTCGTCGCGGAGATGACCCACTGCCCGACTCCAGCAGAAAGCGCCCACAAATGGACGATCTTCGTCGATGGCGCCTCTAG